Proteins found in one Drosophila busckii strain San Diego stock center, stock number 13000-0081.31 chromosome 2R, ASM1175060v1, whole genome shotgun sequence genomic segment:
- the LOC108595935 gene encoding uncharacterized protein LOC108595935, which yields MSLLILALTLFILDAASSARLWEFEPLSFEGTSSDPAKLNIDLAIERIKRGEFAMNGIIDCKYDMDETTMVEGIFLRSNTGDEDDYKLMPWSIPKQSFKAFVASYYENVALKNVGYCSNLPALENADPWPRDVYKFENCVYTGDGLPEVAPEGFYKVTFIFTGEVEWTFTAKSKVTLKMDLYG from the exons ATGTCgttattaattttagcacTGACGCTCTTCATTTTGGAtgctgcaagcagcgct CGTCTTTGGGAATTTGAGCCGCTGTCATTTGAAGGCACTAGCTCGGATCCAGCCAAATTAAACATCGACTTGGCAATTGAGCGCATAAAACGTGGTGAATTTGCTATGAATGGCATTATCGATTGTAAATACGATATGGATGAAACAACTATG GTTGAGGGCATCTTCTTGCGTAGCAATACTGGTGATGAGGACGATTACAAACTAATGCCTTGGTCTATACCCAAGCAAAGTTTCAAGGCATTTGTTGCTTCGTATTATGAAAATGTCGCGCTCAAGAACGTAGGCTACTGCTCCAATTTGCCAGCGCTAGAAAATGCTGATCCCTGGCCTAGGGATGTGTACAAGTTCGAAAATTGTGTTTATACTGGCGATGGTTTGCCTGAAGTAGCACCCGAGGGTTTTTATAAggttacttttatatttacgGGTGAGGTGGAATGGACTTTTACGGCTAAAAGCAAAGTTACGCTCAAAATGGATTTATATggttaa
- the LOC108595934 gene encoding uncharacterized protein LOC108595934: protein MSFFITVLALTLILFDAASSQRRWDYEPLTFEGTSSDPSKLNIDMAVERVKREFAMTGVIDCKYDMDKTTMVEAVGYRSNTGDEADYKLLPWAVPKQTFPEFLGKYYEHMALANVGHCSNLPAVENMTPWPQNAYKFDKCIYTGDGLPDIAPEGFYKVIFTFTGEVDWTFTVISKITSRKDLYG from the exons ATGTCGTTTTTTATTACTGTGTTGGCTCTAACGCTAATATTATTTGATGCCGCTAGCAGTCAG CGTCGCTGGGACTATGAGCCTTTGACATTTGAAGGCACTAGCTCGGATCCTTCCAAATTAAATATCGACATGGCAGTTGAACGCGTAAAACGTGAATTCGCAATGACTGGGGTAATCGATTGTAAATACGATATGGATAAAACAACTATG GTGGAGGCGGTTGGCTATCGTAGTAATACTGGGGACGAGGCTGATTACAAGCTGCTGCCTTGGGCAGTACCAAAACAAACTTTTCCAGAGTTTCTCGGAAAGTATTACGAACATATGGCACTCGCAAACGTAGGGCACTGCTCGAATTTGCCTGCGGTAGAAAATATGACTCCCTGGCCACAGAATGCCTATAAGTTCGACAAGTGTATCTATACTGGCGACGGCTTGCCTGACATTGCACCCGAAGGTTTTTATAAGGTTATTTTCACATTTACTGGCGAGGTGGATTGGACCTTTACGGTTATAAGCAAAATTACGTCCAGAAAGGATTTATACGGTTAA
- the LOC108595931 gene encoding uncharacterized protein LOC108595931: MSLFIVWLTLLFILFDAAKGERRWDYEPLEFEGISSDHSKLGIDLGIKRIKRGEFAMDGVIDVKYDVDDTTMIEAIAWRSNTGDEDDYKLMPWCIEKQTFGKFIENYYESMVLKNIGHCTNFPAVDNVHPFPKNAYKLDMCEFTGEGLPEIAPEGYYKIIFSATGEVDWSFMVKTKVVPKTDLYG; the protein is encoded by the exons ATGtcgttgtttattgtttggtTAACTCTGCTGTTCATATTATTTGATGCTGCTAAAGGTGAA CGTCGCTGGGACTATGAGCCTTTGGAATTTGAAGGCATTAGCTCTGATCATTCGAAATTAGGTATCGACTTGGGAATTAAACGCATAAAACGTGGTGAATTTGCAATGGATGGTGTTATCGACGTCAAATATGATGTGGATGATACAACTATG ATAGAGGCAATTGCCTGGCGTAGCAATACTGGTGATGAGGACGACTACAAACTAATGCCTTGGTGTATAGAAAAGCAGACTTTTGGAAAGTTTATCGAAAACTATTATGAAAGTATGGTACTAAAGAACATTGGACATTGCACGAATTTCCCAGCGGTAGATAATGTGCATCCCTTTCCCAAGAATGCCTATAAGTTGGATATGTGTGAGTTTACTGGGGAAGGTTTGCCTGAAATAGCACCCGAAggttattataaaataattttctccGCTACTGGCGAGGTGGATTGGTCCTTTATGGTTAAGACCAAAGTCGTGCCCAAAACTGATTTATACGGTTAA
- the LOC108594913 gene encoding uncharacterized protein LOC108594913, with the protein MIFELIKSLFVLLVLFQHCICKPQWEYEPISIVSQTSDPNKLNLESEVVRINRGEYAFSGELFWNFDADETTMVESMGYRSNTGNEEDYKLLPMGIPKQTYQEYLENFYEKMLYLNVKNCSKLPEPENAWPWARGTYTFKNCVATGDGLPDVTPEGYYKVVFMVTGEVEWNMTSIVKVTTKVNLYG; encoded by the exons atgatATTTGAGCTGATTAAGTCGTTGTTCGTATTACTTGTACTGTTTCAACACTGTATCTGCAag CCACAATGGGAGTATGAGCCAATTTCTATAGTGTCACAAACTTCGGATCCTAACAAACTAAATCTTGAATCGGAAGTTGTACGCATAAATCGTGGAGAATATGCTTTCAGTGGCGAACTCTTTTGGAATTTCGATGCAGATGAAACTACAATg GTGGAATCCATGGGCTATCGCAGCAACACTGGCAACGAAGAAGATTATAAGCTGCTGCCCATGGGCATACCCAAGCAAACATATCAGGAATATTTGGAAAATTTCTATGAGAAAATGCTCTATTTGAATGTAAAAAACTGTTCAAAATTGCCAGAGCCAGAGAATGCCTGGCCTTGGGCTAGAGGAACTTATACATTTAAGAATTGTGTAGCAACTGGTGATGGTTTGCCTGATGTAACACCCGAAGGATACTACAAGGTGGTGTTTATGGTGACGGGTGAAGTGGAGTGGAACATGACAAGTATTGTAAAGGTTACAACAAAAGTTAACTTGTATGGTTAG
- the LOC108594912 gene encoding uncharacterized protein LOC108594912 — MIFEVIKSMLLLHVLIQNCICKRQWEYEPISVVSQTADPNKVNVEAEVVRIKRGEYALTGFLFWNYDVDDTTMVESKGYRSNTGNEEDYTLLPLGIPKQTYQE, encoded by the exons atgatATTTGAGGTGATTAAGTCGATGCTCCTATTGCATGTACTGATTCAAAACTGTATCTGCAag CGACAATGGGAGTATGAACCAATTTCTGTAGTGAGTCAAACTGCGGATCCTAACAAAGTAAATGTTGAAGCGGAAGTTGTACGCATTAAACGTGGAGAATACGCTTTAACTGGCTTTCTCTTTTGGAATTACGATGTAGATGACACAACAATG GTGGAATCTAAGGGCTATCGCAGTAACACTGGCAACGAAGAAGATTATACGCTTTTACCCTTGGGTATACCCAAGCAAACATATCaggaa